A genomic segment from Polyangium mundeleinium encodes:
- a CDS encoding xanthine dehydrogenase family protein molybdopterin-binding subunit, whose protein sequence is MTDTRKPSALRGLVGSRTRTLLAPRVTGQVRYTDDIHLPRMLWGRIVRSPHPHARIVRIDATRALAKPGVLAVITGKDMPERFGIIPWTPDEYPLALDHARFIGDAVAAVAATDERIAHEAAELVDVEYEVLPAATDLQTAIDKPEVGLGKGGKDNVSKEVDLAFGDVDAALAESDVVITGDYYYEGSAHVPIETHCAIGNLDKNGLLTVWSTTQVPHYLHRELSRVLRVPPTRIRVIQPPVGGAFGGKSEPFSLEFCAAKLAMVTGRPVKFLYTREEEFYAHRGRHPMQIHMKVGAKRDGKLTGVDARTFIDGGAYSSFGLVTTYYSGQLLTLPAFADTYRFRSTRLFTNKPPCGPKRGHGSVQPRFAFEVSLDKIARALAIDPIELRRKNLVPPNTTTLNGLRVTSNGIEQCLDAVAQASGWKDRWGKLPKGRGLGVATSAYISGTNYAIYPNAMPQSAVQLKVDRSGVVTVFSGQSEIGQSCDLMLAVLVADELGLDLGSVRVISGDTDLTPVDLGAYSSRGTFMNGNACLMAAREIKSKLVAAVAEKLDVDPRNVLVTRGALVVVHDPARGVSVTEAIQLAEAKFGTLGAVGHYNTPKLGGEYRGGTIGASPAYSFTAHVAEVSVDARSGFVRVEKIWVAHDCGKALCPTIVEGQMEGSAYMGAAEALLEEHVIGPDGLHKGPNLLDYRIPTSLDVPDLHALIVESEDQEGPLGAKESGEGPLHPSIPAIANAIFDAVGVRVDRLPFSPARVLAALRKKQADEDARHAAAE, encoded by the coding sequence ATGACGGACACGCGAAAGCCGAGTGCGCTTCGAGGTCTCGTCGGCAGCCGCACGCGCACGCTGCTCGCGCCGCGCGTGACCGGGCAGGTCCGCTACACCGACGACATCCACCTGCCGCGCATGCTCTGGGGTCGGATCGTCCGCTCGCCACATCCGCACGCGCGCATCGTGCGCATCGACGCGACACGCGCGCTCGCCAAGCCCGGCGTCCTCGCGGTCATCACGGGCAAGGACATGCCCGAGCGCTTCGGCATCATCCCCTGGACGCCGGACGAGTACCCGCTCGCCCTCGACCACGCGCGCTTCATCGGGGACGCTGTCGCCGCCGTCGCCGCGACCGACGAGCGCATCGCGCACGAGGCGGCGGAGCTCGTGGACGTCGAGTACGAGGTGCTGCCGGCCGCGACCGATCTGCAGACCGCGATCGACAAACCCGAGGTCGGGCTCGGCAAGGGCGGCAAGGACAACGTCTCGAAGGAGGTCGACCTCGCGTTCGGGGACGTCGACGCCGCGCTCGCCGAGAGCGACGTCGTCATCACGGGCGACTACTACTACGAGGGCAGCGCGCACGTTCCGATCGAGACCCACTGCGCCATCGGGAACCTCGACAAGAACGGGCTGCTCACGGTCTGGTCGACGACGCAGGTCCCGCACTACCTGCACCGCGAGCTCTCGCGCGTCCTGCGCGTCCCGCCCACGCGCATCCGCGTGATCCAGCCGCCCGTCGGCGGCGCCTTCGGCGGCAAGAGCGAGCCCTTCTCGCTCGAGTTCTGCGCCGCCAAGCTCGCGATGGTCACGGGCCGCCCCGTGAAGTTCCTCTACACGCGCGAGGAGGAGTTTTACGCGCATCGCGGCCGGCACCCGATGCAGATCCACATGAAGGTCGGCGCGAAGCGCGACGGCAAGCTCACCGGCGTCGACGCGCGCACCTTCATCGACGGCGGCGCGTACTCCTCGTTTGGCCTCGTCACGACCTACTACTCGGGCCAGCTCCTCACGCTGCCCGCGTTCGCCGACACCTACCGCTTCCGCTCGACGCGCCTCTTCACGAACAAGCCTCCCTGCGGCCCGAAGCGCGGCCATGGCAGCGTGCAGCCGCGCTTCGCCTTCGAGGTCTCGCTCGACAAGATCGCCCGCGCGCTCGCGATCGATCCGATCGAGCTGCGCCGGAAGAACCTCGTCCCGCCGAACACGACCACGCTGAACGGGCTGCGCGTCACCTCGAACGGCATTGAGCAGTGCCTCGACGCGGTCGCGCAGGCGAGCGGCTGGAAGGACCGCTGGGGCAAGCTGCCGAAGGGGCGCGGGCTCGGCGTGGCCACGAGCGCGTACATCAGCGGGACGAACTACGCGATCTACCCGAACGCGATGCCGCAGAGCGCGGTGCAGCTCAAGGTCGATCGCTCCGGCGTGGTGACGGTCTTTTCAGGTCAAAGCGAGATCGGCCAGAGCTGCGACCTCATGCTCGCCGTCCTCGTCGCCGACGAGCTCGGCCTGGATCTCGGGTCGGTGCGCGTCATCTCGGGCGACACGGACCTCACGCCCGTCGACCTCGGCGCCTACTCCTCGCGCGGCACGTTCATGAACGGCAACGCGTGCCTCATGGCCGCGCGCGAGATCAAGAGCAAGCTCGTCGCCGCCGTCGCCGAGAAGCTCGACGTCGATCCGCGGAACGTGCTCGTCACGCGCGGCGCGCTCGTCGTCGTGCACGACCCGGCCCGCGGCGTCTCCGTCACCGAGGCCATCCAGCTCGCCGAGGCGAAGTTCGGCACGCTCGGCGCCGTCGGCCACTACAACACGCCGAAGCTCGGCGGCGAGTACCGCGGCGGCACCATCGGCGCCTCGCCTGCGTACTCGTTCACGGCGCACGTCGCCGAGGTCTCGGTCGACGCGCGCTCGGGGTTCGTCCGCGTCGAGAAGATCTGGGTCGCGCACGACTGCGGCAAGGCCCTCTGTCCCACGATCGTCGAGGGGCAGATGGAAGGATCGGCGTACATGGGCGCGGCCGAGGCGCTGCTCGAAGAGCACGTCATCGGGCCCGACGGCCTGCACAAGGGGCCGAACCTGCTCGACTACCGCATCCCGACGAGCCTCGACGTGCCCGACCTGCACGCGCTCATCGTCGAGTCGGAAGATCAAGAGGGCCCGCTCGGCGCGAAGGAGTCGGGCGAGGGCCCGCTGCACCCGTCGATCCCGGCCATCGCGAACGCCATCTTCGACGCCGTCGGCGTACGCGTCGACAGGCTCCCCTTCTCCCCCGCGCGTGTCCTCGCGGCCCTTCGAAAGAAGCAGGCCGACGAGGACGCGCGTCACGCCGCTGCGGAGTGA
- a CDS encoding tetratricopeptide repeat protein: MKRRWFRTAFVATALAVALVMPAPREALAGPSVWTQVRDPAAASRATLLEEADQFLLKHDLAQSESMFDATGVDLLRMRDVYLLEALKRLEQAGGAESPDARVRLRLGHVLRRLGQDRKPPNPGRIEEAIRVLLTVAHGSAPPAITTSAWNELAIAYAILGKRDQEVHAYGEALAHEPLGHHRAVLFANRAESYMGMGRLDDAIQGYRQALRSLLPIEMFQYGVTALWGLAVATDRDGDLDGALASIALARAYDRDDRKIHEPSWFFSPPHDEAWYDALGAWSTARATDLGAVRAEAYSRAIEGWEAYLERAPDDDRWAPLGRVRLEACKKERDRVLSAARRR; the protein is encoded by the coding sequence GTGAAGCGAAGGTGGTTCCGCACCGCGTTTGTCGCGACCGCGCTCGCCGTCGCCCTCGTCATGCCCGCCCCGCGCGAGGCGCTCGCTGGGCCTTCCGTGTGGACGCAGGTGCGTGATCCCGCGGCCGCGTCGCGCGCCACGTTGCTCGAAGAGGCCGATCAGTTCCTCCTCAAGCACGACCTCGCGCAGAGCGAGTCCATGTTCGACGCGACCGGCGTCGACCTCCTGCGCATGCGGGACGTCTACCTGCTCGAAGCGCTCAAGCGGCTCGAACAAGCGGGCGGCGCGGAGAGCCCCGATGCGCGCGTGCGCTTGCGCCTCGGCCACGTGCTGCGCCGGCTCGGGCAGGATCGCAAGCCGCCGAACCCGGGCCGCATCGAGGAGGCGATCCGCGTGCTCCTCACCGTCGCGCACGGCAGCGCGCCGCCTGCGATCACGACCTCTGCGTGGAACGAGCTCGCGATCGCCTACGCCATCCTCGGCAAGCGGGATCAAGAGGTCCACGCGTACGGCGAGGCGCTCGCGCACGAGCCGCTCGGCCATCACCGCGCCGTCCTCTTCGCCAACCGCGCCGAGTCGTACATGGGCATGGGCCGGCTCGACGACGCCATCCAGGGCTACCGCCAAGCGCTCCGCTCGCTCTTGCCGATCGAGATGTTCCAGTACGGCGTCACGGCCCTCTGGGGCCTCGCCGTCGCCACCGATCGCGACGGCGACCTCGACGGCGCGCTCGCCTCGATCGCGCTCGCGCGCGCCTACGATCGTGACGATCGGAAGATCCACGAGCCGAGCTGGTTCTTCTCGCCGCCGCACGACGAGGCCTGGTACGACGCGCTCGGCGCCTGGAGCACGGCGCGCGCCACCGACCTCGGCGCCGTGCGCGCCGAGGCGTACTCGCGTGCCATCGAGGGCTGGGAGGCGTACCTCGAACGTGCGCCGGACGACGACCGCTGGGCGCCGCTCGGCCGCGTGCGCCTCGAAGCTTGCAAGAAGGAGCGGGATCGGGTCCTTTCGGCGGCGCGACGACGCTGA
- a CDS encoding RCC1 domain-containing protein: MPSREEVRGVVGATAIGVGGRLGCAALANGTVQCWGAGKPGLGAGLEAEPVPFLDGVASVAVGAGHGCARLTSGEVRCWGHNASGAARQRVDDFAGRTGARSESPTRGAHCGGPHSYVRGDAGRARSGALL; the protein is encoded by the coding sequence ATGCCATCGCGTGAAGAAGTGCGCGGCGTCGTGGGAGCGACGGCGATCGGCGTCGGAGGGCGTCTCGGATGTGCCGCCCTCGCGAACGGCACCGTGCAATGCTGGGGCGCGGGCAAACCGGGGCTCGGCGCGGGGCTCGAGGCCGAACCCGTTCCTTTTCTCGACGGCGTCGCGTCGGTGGCCGTCGGCGCGGGGCACGGCTGCGCCCGGCTCACGAGCGGCGAGGTGCGCTGCTGGGGCCACAATGCATCGGGGGCAGCTCGGCAACGGGTCGACGACTTCGCAGGACGAACCGGCGCCCGTTCGGAATCTCCCACCCGCGGTGCGCATTGCGGCGGACCACACTCGTACGTGCGCGGCGACGCGGGGCGGGCGAGGTCCGGCGCATTGCTTTGA
- a CDS encoding RCC1 domain-containing protein, with protein MRYQSFDEYLRDKPGDISFYERASKRDFGLHENTQIAIGEQHAYALRRDGSVVCKGHNPFGPLGDGTARGPSMPH; from the coding sequence ATGCGATACCAGAGCTTCGACGAATACCTCCGCGACAAGCCCGGGGATATCTCGTTCTATGAGAGGGCAAGCAAACGCGATTTCGGCTTGCACGAGAACACGCAAATCGCGATCGGCGAGCAGCACGCGTACGCGCTCCGCCGGGATGGAAGCGTGGTCTGCAAGGGTCACAATCCATTCGGCCCGCTCGGCGATGGCACAGCGCGCGGTCCGTCGATGCCCCATTGA
- a CDS encoding OmpA family protein: MSRTMTSAMVASFLFLVGCGGGGSAQVELKTGGDATPPPSDTAAAAAGNDVGEAHLKGDHLEIDHQILFDTDSDHINEAQSQKVLGDLVALLKAHPELVHLRIEGHTDVRGSAEHNQDLSERRAKAVAQYLNSHGLPNVKIDSKGYGVTKPLCSEDTDACHDKNRRVEFLVVKD; this comes from the coding sequence GTGAGCCGAACGATGACGTCCGCGATGGTTGCTTCGTTTCTCTTTCTCGTCGGTTGCGGAGGCGGAGGCAGCGCCCAGGTCGAGCTGAAGACCGGCGGCGACGCGACCCCGCCGCCCTCGGACACCGCGGCAGCCGCTGCCGGCAACGACGTGGGCGAGGCGCACCTCAAGGGAGATCACCTGGAGATCGATCACCAGATCCTGTTCGACACGGACAGCGATCACATCAACGAGGCGCAGTCGCAGAAGGTCCTCGGCGACCTCGTGGCCCTGCTCAAAGCACACCCGGAGCTCGTGCACCTGCGCATCGAGGGGCACACCGACGTGCGTGGCTCGGCCGAGCACAACCAGGATCTGTCGGAGCGACGCGCCAAGGCCGTCGCGCAGTACCTCAACAGCCACGGCCTGCCGAACGTGAAGATCGACTCGAAGGGCTACGGCGTCACCAAGCCGCTCTGCTCGGAAGACACCGACGCGTGCCACGACAAGAACCGGCGCGTCGAGTTCCTCGTCGTGAAGGACTGA
- a CDS encoding FAD binding domain-containing protein, whose product MLPLPVFDHHRPRTLAAALDLLARLGDKAVVLAGGTDVLPNMKHGLVEPDHVVSIAGIDELRGISLDREGDDDKLVLGAGARLAEIESSILVRRVAPALAEAAGQVGGPHHRAMGTLGGNICLDTRCRYYNQTYFWRKSLGFCLKKDGTVCHVVRGGSRCVAAASNDTAPALIALDADLHLLGPRGARIVKAHDFYVADGIKNTVLEPGELVVRVSITRHPGRRSSFEKLRRRNAIDFPLLSIAVRLDVSGVETTRVEAADVVVSALGARPRRVRAASKVRPGTPFDVAARELAEGAYAECKPLPNVDDDTEWRREMVPALVERAVLRLEG is encoded by the coding sequence GTGTTACCGCTGCCCGTCTTCGATCATCACAGGCCACGCACCCTCGCGGCGGCGCTCGATCTGCTCGCGCGCCTCGGCGACAAGGCCGTCGTCCTCGCCGGCGGCACCGACGTCCTGCCCAACATGAAGCATGGGCTCGTCGAGCCCGATCACGTCGTCTCCATCGCCGGCATCGACGAGCTGCGCGGCATCTCGCTCGACCGCGAGGGCGACGACGACAAGCTCGTCCTCGGCGCCGGCGCGCGCCTCGCCGAGATCGAGAGCTCGATCCTCGTGCGCCGCGTCGCGCCTGCGCTCGCCGAGGCCGCGGGTCAGGTCGGCGGACCGCACCACCGCGCCATGGGCACGCTCGGCGGAAACATCTGCCTCGACACGCGCTGCCGCTACTACAACCAGACCTACTTCTGGCGCAAATCGCTGGGCTTCTGCCTCAAGAAGGACGGCACCGTCTGCCACGTCGTGCGCGGCGGATCGCGCTGCGTCGCCGCCGCCTCGAACGACACCGCCCCCGCGCTCATCGCGCTCGACGCCGACCTCCACCTCCTCGGCCCGCGCGGCGCGCGCATCGTAAAAGCCCACGATTTCTACGTGGCCGACGGCATCAAGAACACCGTGCTCGAACCCGGCGAGCTCGTCGTGCGTGTCTCGATCACGCGCCACCCCGGCCGCCGTTCGAGCTTCGAAAAACTTCGCCGCAGGAACGCGATCGACTTCCCGCTGCTCTCGATCGCCGTCCGGCTCGACGTCTCGGGTGTGGAGACCACGCGCGTCGAGGCCGCGGACGTCGTCGTCTCGGCGCTCGGCGCTCGGCCGCGTCGCGTCCGCGCCGCATCGAAGGTCCGTCCCGGGACGCCCTTCGACGTCGCCGCGCGCGAGCTCGCCGAAGGCGCCTACGCCGAGTGCAAGCCGCTCCCGAACGTCGACGACGACACCGAGTGGCGCCGCGAGATGGTCCCCGCCCTCGTCGAGCGCGCCGTCCTCCGTCTCGAAGGCTGA
- a CDS encoding (2Fe-2S)-binding protein, with protein MEKLVPMCMKIGGSAVALAVPPRRTLLEALRYDLDLVGTKQGCDKGDCGACTVVVDGVATLSCLTLALDADGKEVRTVETLEGAPHIDALLDGFDRLGGGQCGFCTPGMLMTATALLDRNARPTRDEIKCAIAGNLCRCTGYGKIVDAIELAAKIRRGEAEAGVGLPGIENTPPPLPSNKSSREGRQG; from the coding sequence ATGGAAAAACTCGTCCCGATGTGCATGAAGATCGGCGGCAGCGCCGTCGCGCTCGCGGTCCCGCCGCGCAGGACGCTCCTCGAAGCGCTGCGGTACGACCTCGACCTCGTCGGCACGAAGCAGGGCTGTGACAAGGGGGATTGTGGCGCGTGTACGGTCGTCGTGGACGGCGTCGCGACCCTCTCTTGCCTCACGCTCGCGCTCGACGCGGACGGCAAGGAGGTCCGCACGGTCGAGACGCTCGAAGGCGCGCCGCACATCGACGCGCTCCTCGACGGTTTCGACAGGCTCGGCGGCGGGCAGTGCGGGTTCTGTACGCCCGGCATGCTCATGACCGCGACGGCGCTGCTCGACCGGAACGCGCGGCCCACGCGCGACGAGATCAAGTGCGCGATCGCGGGCAACCTTTGCCGCTGTACGGGTTACGGGAAGATCGTCGACGCGATCGAACTCGCGGCGAAGATCCGTCGCGGCGAGGCGGAGGCGGGCGTGGGTCTGCCGGGGATCGAGAACACGCCCCCGCCCTTGCCTTCGAACAAGAGCTCGCGTGAGGGGAGGCAGGGCTAG
- a CDS encoding tetratricopeptide repeat protein → MIPSVFLASIVLASPTPPSSGQGASLVAAAAASGRPRECASTVRRGLSRRPTVWELARAPELGRYCDLVARAKALLVSDPAAAKSAAESAEKVLPGHAAPRVLLARAALALGKIDDAAREFEAARTKDPRSVEDPPTMHDLAEVLRRTGKLDDALAVYRALVPRIDLLGSSDRRVAVLLEAAHVSMAVAAARASSGAAAPAEAPSTEPKRASLDEAAAYLREARQRPPSALSGDVLLSLVLVLDRNGDRVQADAALADARASGVRLRAGGPSYLAAVEDKACLEALAAEGAAAVKSWETYLAGPGGKTPWAASARARLEAAKKAPRPAGGKGGP, encoded by the coding sequence GTGATTCCGAGCGTCTTCCTCGCCTCGATCGTCCTCGCGTCCCCGACGCCTCCATCGAGCGGACAAGGCGCGAGCCTCGTCGCCGCTGCCGCCGCGTCGGGGCGTCCACGGGAGTGCGCTTCGACCGTCCGGCGTGGATTGTCCCGACGTCCCACGGTGTGGGAGCTCGCGCGTGCCCCGGAGCTCGGTCGGTATTGTGATCTCGTCGCGCGCGCCAAGGCGCTGCTCGTCTCGGACCCGGCCGCTGCGAAGAGTGCTGCCGAGAGCGCCGAGAAGGTGCTGCCCGGCCACGCCGCCCCGCGTGTGCTCCTCGCCCGCGCGGCCCTCGCGCTCGGCAAGATCGACGACGCCGCGCGCGAGTTCGAAGCCGCGCGCACCAAGGATCCGCGCAGCGTCGAGGACCCGCCCACGATGCACGACCTCGCCGAGGTCCTCCGCCGCACGGGCAAACTCGACGACGCGCTCGCCGTCTACCGCGCGCTCGTGCCGCGCATCGACCTGCTCGGCTCGTCCGATCGTCGCGTCGCCGTGCTCCTCGAAGCCGCGCACGTCTCCATGGCCGTCGCGGCCGCCCGTGCGTCGAGCGGCGCGGCTGCGCCTGCGGAAGCGCCTTCGACCGAGCCGAAGCGCGCGTCGCTCGACGAGGCCGCGGCGTACCTGCGCGAGGCGCGGCAGCGTCCGCCGAGCGCGCTCTCGGGCGACGTGCTGCTCTCGCTCGTGCTCGTCCTCGATCGCAACGGGGATCGCGTGCAGGCCGACGCGGCGCTCGCCGACGCGCGCGCCTCCGGCGTGCGCTTGCGCGCGGGCGGGCCGAGTTACCTCGCGGCGGTCGAGGACAAGGCTTGCCTCGAAGCGCTCGCGGCCGAGGGCGCGGCAGCCGTGAAGTCATGGGAGACGTACCTCGCGGGCCCCGGCGGCAAGACCCCGTGGGCGGCCTCCGCGCGGGCGCGGCTCGAAGCTGCAAAGAAGGCGCCGCGCCCTGCGGGCGGGAAGGGGGGACCGTGA
- a CDS encoding serine/threonine-protein kinase, whose amino-acid sequence MEGDRWLERGARVEDYTIEDLLGEGGFGAVFRARSDAGVPAALKVFKTTTAELTAERLISQQNEIEALLKLDHPSLIQLYGYGFVEGVGFYLAMELAAGETLDAYLERVGALDTLEAVRLMRKVAEALAHCHARGVLHLDLKPSNIVIVDPHEPRVKVLDFGLATLTSSWEPDDTRVTAGTVGYMAPECLRSGRARPDPRMDLYALGTILYELVSGKLPFEGRGQRTIMMNRTVGEMVPLREASPSAPPAITALVDELLAQDPSQRPGSAAQLCARLKEIYYDTLRGEEPDAERGPQSTRAPPSARTSMPPRHNIEEAPFVGRESELSLLASRVLGTTSRGAAPVVIVGDAGIGKSRLVSELLNVVEQDGAAVVIYARCRELSALVPYSPLREALSRVAAATRRKGITGALVQAAIDAANDEDAELLTALVPELGRGLGDADVRRTLLRPSSARRVAELVRRLVTRIAADLPVLVAIEDLHWGDEATLAVLEVLSGTLGAAKVFLLGTTRPPLRAAWRSVKLMDLGPLDREENQRLLAELGRGGDESILRELERHVPLLAAGNPLFGIQVIRNLEVEGFVGRTPFGTLCLGSRNLADYRAPASITEALRRGVDSLSPESREVLGVAALLGRSFLRSDLQALGIFSIGRIDRALEEAGQRCLVLDEPTSTSFVHDVVLEQLERRAVRADLRQHHLRIAHQLERRGADLGTLARHLERAGETRRAADAYLTAALESPANDPGAGQKLHHAIELVATLPASPEQRRIQLVATAELVRLRCLLGGTEELHKLVERCTADTPAASAMLGAALARVHEVRGELAEARKHAEQSIAVAGKEPSLERHRCAATNVLGRVDLARGFVEEAARSLAVGSSLAEREGDLVELCHAQSLYGVALGRTGDLDGAEREIQAAAHLAEQLADPARLLGAWHACALLAEARYDWDLGVSSTAQLLAYAEEHKLGGHYLSTGTLYAGRHQFHVGHLHRARMLVTNALNLARIVGTNLGRALGQAFLGDVHLVEGHLADALLSYERAIEQGSGPNGDEQAVCLGLLGRMHVTALRRGDPREVRRLGEEATSRIIVSGQRALLLGALERFAESLAEVRLGDDAASVRARREALAHSLGTANGGFWPRIPDLDARASGMRARDYWRSKQARSRASGPWSLPTQAVSPSRLLTTRGPQSTQAAVASTAQVMPSRTVLAPPSVGLQSTVPRTGLLEALATVEGFVPALFEEEAGT is encoded by the coding sequence ATGGAGGGCGACCGCTGGCTCGAGCGAGGGGCGCGGGTCGAGGACTACACCATCGAGGATCTCCTCGGCGAAGGTGGGTTCGGCGCGGTGTTCCGGGCGCGGAGCGACGCCGGCGTGCCCGCCGCGCTGAAGGTCTTCAAGACGACCACGGCTGAGCTCACGGCCGAGCGGCTCATCAGCCAGCAGAACGAGATCGAGGCGCTGCTCAAGCTCGATCATCCCTCGCTGATCCAGCTCTACGGATACGGGTTCGTCGAGGGCGTGGGGTTCTACCTCGCGATGGAGCTCGCGGCGGGCGAGACGCTCGACGCCTACCTCGAACGCGTCGGCGCGCTCGACACGCTGGAGGCGGTGCGGCTCATGCGCAAGGTGGCCGAGGCGCTCGCGCACTGCCACGCGCGCGGCGTGCTGCACCTCGACCTGAAGCCGAGCAACATCGTGATCGTCGATCCGCACGAGCCGCGCGTAAAAGTGCTCGATTTCGGGCTCGCCACGCTCACGTCGAGCTGGGAGCCGGATGACACGCGCGTGACCGCGGGGACCGTGGGCTACATGGCGCCCGAGTGCCTGCGCAGCGGGCGCGCGCGGCCGGATCCGCGCATGGATCTCTACGCGCTCGGGACGATCCTGTACGAGCTCGTCTCGGGGAAGCTGCCCTTCGAGGGGCGCGGGCAGCGGACGATCATGATGAACCGGACCGTCGGCGAGATGGTGCCGCTGCGCGAGGCGTCCCCAAGCGCGCCGCCGGCGATCACGGCGCTCGTCGACGAGCTGCTCGCGCAGGATCCGTCGCAACGGCCGGGGAGCGCGGCGCAGCTCTGCGCGCGGCTGAAGGAGATCTACTACGACACGCTCCGCGGCGAGGAGCCGGACGCCGAGCGCGGGCCGCAGAGCACGCGGGCGCCGCCGAGCGCGCGCACGTCGATGCCGCCGCGGCACAACATCGAGGAGGCGCCCTTCGTGGGCCGCGAGAGCGAGCTGTCGCTGCTCGCCTCGCGCGTGCTCGGGACGACGTCGCGCGGCGCGGCTCCCGTGGTGATCGTGGGGGACGCCGGGATCGGCAAGAGCCGGCTCGTCTCGGAGCTGCTCAACGTCGTCGAGCAGGATGGCGCGGCGGTGGTGATTTACGCGCGGTGCCGCGAGCTCAGCGCGCTCGTGCCATACTCGCCCCTGCGCGAGGCGCTGAGCCGGGTCGCCGCGGCCACGCGGCGCAAGGGCATCACGGGCGCGCTCGTGCAGGCCGCGATCGACGCGGCCAACGACGAGGACGCGGAGCTGCTCACGGCGCTCGTGCCCGAGCTCGGCCGGGGTCTCGGCGACGCCGACGTGCGACGAACGCTGCTCCGGCCCTCGTCGGCGCGGCGGGTGGCCGAGCTCGTGCGCAGGCTCGTCACGCGCATCGCCGCGGACCTGCCCGTGCTCGTGGCCATCGAGGACCTGCACTGGGGCGACGAGGCGACGCTCGCGGTGCTGGAGGTCCTCTCGGGGACCCTCGGCGCCGCGAAGGTCTTCTTGCTGGGCACGACGCGGCCTCCTTTGCGCGCGGCGTGGCGCAGCGTGAAGCTCATGGATCTCGGCCCGCTCGATCGCGAGGAGAACCAGCGGCTGCTCGCCGAGCTCGGCCGCGGCGGAGACGAGTCGATCCTGCGCGAGCTCGAACGGCACGTGCCGCTGCTCGCCGCGGGAAACCCGCTCTTCGGGATCCAGGTGATCCGCAACCTGGAAGTCGAGGGGTTCGTCGGTCGAACCCCGTTCGGCACCTTGTGCCTCGGCTCGCGCAACCTCGCCGATTACCGCGCCCCGGCCTCGATCACCGAAGCGCTCCGCCGCGGCGTCGACAGCCTCTCGCCCGAATCACGCGAGGTGCTCGGCGTGGCCGCGCTCCTCGGCCGCAGCTTCCTGCGCTCGGACCTCCAAGCGCTCGGTATCTTCTCGATCGGCCGCATCGATCGCGCCCTCGAAGAAGCCGGACAGCGATGCCTCGTGCTCGACGAGCCGACGAGCACCTCGTTCGTGCACGACGTCGTGCTCGAACAACTCGAACGACGCGCGGTACGCGCGGATCTGCGCCAGCACCACCTGCGCATCGCGCACCAGCTCGAACGACGCGGCGCCGATCTCGGCACGCTCGCGCGCCACCTCGAACGCGCCGGCGAGACGCGGAGAGCCGCGGACGCGTACCTCACGGCGGCCCTCGAAAGCCCCGCAAACGATCCCGGCGCCGGGCAGAAGCTCCACCACGCGATCGAGCTCGTCGCCACGCTCCCCGCCTCTCCGGAGCAGCGCCGCATCCAGCTCGTCGCGACGGCCGAGCTCGTGCGTCTGCGCTGCCTGCTCGGCGGCACGGAGGAGCTGCACAAGCTCGTGGAGCGGTGCACCGCGGACACGCCCGCGGCCTCGGCCATGCTCGGCGCCGCGCTCGCCCGCGTGCACGAGGTGCGCGGCGAGCTCGCGGAGGCGCGCAAGCACGCCGAGCAATCGATCGCGGTCGCGGGGAAGGAACCGTCGCTCGAACGGCACAGGTGCGCCGCGACGAACGTCCTTGGCCGCGTGGATCTCGCACGTGGCTTCGTCGAGGAGGCCGCGCGCTCCCTCGCCGTGGGCTCTTCGCTCGCCGAGCGCGAAGGCGACCTCGTCGAGCTCTGCCACGCGCAGAGCCTCTACGGCGTGGCGCTCGGCCGGACCGGGGATCTCGACGGCGCCGAGCGCGAGATCCAGGCCGCCGCCCACCTCGCCGAGCAGCTCGCCGATCCGGCGCGGCTCCTCGGCGCGTGGCACGCGTGCGCGCTCCTCGCCGAGGCGCGGTACGACTGGGACCTCGGCGTGAGCTCCACGGCGCAGCTCCTCGCCTACGCCGAGGAGCACAAGCTCGGCGGCCACTATCTCTCCACGGGCACGCTCTACGCGGGCCGCCACCAGTTCCACGTCGGCCACCTGCACCGCGCCCGCATGCTCGTCACCAACGCGCTGAACCTCGCGCGGATCGTGGGCACGAACCTCGGCCGCGCCCTCGGGCAAGCGTTCCTCGGCGACGTGCATCTCGTCGAGGGCCACCTCGCCGACGCGCTTCTCTCGTACGAGCGCGCCATCGAGCAGGGCTCGGGCCCGAACGGCGACGAGCAGGCCGTATGCCTCGGTCTCCTCGGCCGCATGCACGTCACCGCGCTCCGGCGCGGCGATCCGCGCGAGGTGCGTCGGCTCGGGGAGGAGGCCACCTCGCGCATCATCGTATCAGGCCAGCGCGCGCTCCTGCTCGGCGCGCTCGAGCGGTTTGCCGAGTCGCTCGCCGAGGTCCGGCTCGGCGACGATGCGGCGAGCGTGCGAGCCCGGCGCGAGGCGCTCGCGCATTCACTCGGCACGGCGAACGGCGGCTTCTGGCCGCGGATCCCGGACCTCGACGCGCGCGCGTCGGGCATGCGCGCGCGCGATTACTGGCGGAGCAAACAGGCCCGCAGCCGGGCCTCGGGCCCGTGGAGCTTGCCCACGCAGGCGGTCTCGCCGTCGCGGCTCCTGACGACGCGCGGACCGCAAAGCACGCAGGCGGCGGTGGCATCGACGGCGCAGGTGATGCCGAGCCGGACGGTGCTCGCGCCGCCCTCGGTGGGGCTCCAGAGCACGGTGC